From one Lotus japonicus ecotype B-129 chromosome 3, LjGifu_v1.2 genomic stretch:
- the LOC130749841 gene encoding uncharacterized protein LOC130749841, with product MAKPENSKSGCFSGFLRVLLCAGSETSPPVYPSEHADEPEVEHQTKDRKPVHAATTPGVVARLMGLDSLPSTKWVVKGATPDLVPRSRSVNFVDYLLEFDPNHLNNHRRVKTSSSFREVPALVQRQQKCDIFVLESDYNASKVQEERYNQVESREETGELKQRRKQGKKQGSKQGSKSKIKETAVRERVSVKKERNNQGKSKKISKLKNEPRRVPSSKQSSKVRNHNEARDFSHVSSSSKSCSCRFNGDCSSSGSTSSSLLLKRNNKGYVEPKIRNNMRNQQSPKKVEAEHSSENLSPVSVLDINDYPFLYGAEFLDGTSTIASSKPKWKSSLLLPLFLEDGVEERKNNDKCLAYTDSNSEAEYFSELMMKVCTLVEKDIRESDCTLKTENFEAICLEFEHKIFDHLLYEVVNEIVELSC from the exons ATGGCTAAACCAGAAAATTCAAAATCTGGGTGCTTCTCTGGTTTTCTTCGAGTGCTTCTTTGTGCTGGAAGTGAAACTAGTCCTCCAGTGTATCCATCAGAACATGCTGATGAACCAGAAGTAGAGCATCAAACCAAAGATAGGAAACCTGTTCATGCTGCAACTACCCCTGGAGTGGTGGCAAGGTTGATGGGGTTGGATTCACTTCCAAGCACCAAATGGGTAGTGAAAGGAGCCACCCCAGATTTAGTTCCACGAAGCAGGTCAGTAAATTTTGTTGATTACTTGCTGGAGTTTGATCCAAACCATCTCAACAACCATCGCCGTGTGAAAACCTCATCATCATTCCGAGAAGTTCCTGCATTGGTTCAGAGACAACAAAAATGTGATATTTTTGTGCTTGAGAGTGATTACAATGCGAGTAAAGTTCAAGAAGAACGATATAATCAAGTGGAATCAAGGGAAGAGACAGGGGAGTTGAAACAGAGGAGGAAACAGGGGAAAAAACAGGGGAGTAAACAGGGGAGTAAGAGCAAGATCAAAGAAACTGctgtgagagagagggtgagtGTGAAGAAGGAGAGGAATAATCAAGGGAAGAGCAAGAAAATTTCCAAATTGAAGAATGAACCGAGAAGGGTTCCTTCTTCCAAGCAAAGCTCAAAGGTTCGAAATCACAATGAAGCTAGAGATTTTTCTCATGTTTCCTCTAGCTCCAAGAGCTGTTCTTGTAGATTCAATGGTGATTGTTCAAGCTCAGGTTCTACTTCTAGCTCTTTGTTGCTGAAGAGGAACAATAAAGGGTATGTGGAACCAAAAATCAGAAACAACATGAGAAATCAGCAGTCACCAAAGAAGGTAGAAGCAGAACACAGCTCAGAAAATCTGAGTCCTGTTTCAGTTCTTGATATCAATGACTACCCTTTCCTCTATGGAGCTGAATTTCTAG ATGGCACAAGCACCATAGCTTCTTCAAAGCCAAAGTGGAAATCTTCATTATTGTTGCCACTGTTCCTGGAAGATGGAGTTGAAGAGAGAAAGAACAATGATAAATGTTTAGCCTACACAGATTCCAACAGCGAAGCAGAGTATTTCTCAGAATTGATGATGAAGGTTTGCACTTTGGTAGAAAAGGATATTAGGGAGTCAGATTGCACATTGAAGACAGAAAACTTTGAGGCAATATGTTTGGAGTTTGAGCACAAAATTTTCGACCATTTATTATACGAGGTGGTCAATGAAATTGTGGAACTTTCTTGTTGA